The nucleotide sequence GGGTAAATCAATCACTAAGCGGGTGGGATTGGACAACAGTTGAGCTTTGGGTTGTACCCCGCTATCGGTGGTAAAGGTTAGGCGGTTTTGAGCCGTTTCAAATTGCCAAGATTGTAGTCTCGCGGCTTGGGCGGGAGAGGTCAGGATAAAAAAGCTCGTTAAACTGGGTAGTAACCAACGCAAAAATAGAGTTTTTCCCATTCGTGACACGCTAAGAACCTGAATTAATAATTGAACCTGGGTCAAGGTTTTACACTCCCACAGCCACACCAAATCGGGATTGTCTTCGCTGTCGTCAGTTGTTGGCGAACAGTCGGAAGCTCGAATCCTCACACACCGTCTGAAAAACGCTGATTTGTCCCACTGGGACAGAATCAACAAAGCGAGTGAATCATATCATAGTTTAGCGATCGCAAGTTTTATTTACATCCCGTTATTGATTAATTCGGTGAGAATTTGTCAATTGAATATTTTGTTGGGGAATCCCAATGGAAATCTGATGTTGATCAAAGGCAATTTTTAAACGCCGTCGATATTCTCGTGCTACCGGCCATTGTTGTAGAGGTTGAGTTTTAATAAAAATCCGAATTCCCATTCCGGTATGATTGAGTTCATCGACTCCTAAAACCGTTGGCGGTTCTAAAATATAAAAACTCCAGTCCGGGTCTTGCTTCAGGGTTTGAGCGACTTCATTAATCACTTGAATCGCGTGATCAACATCGGTATGATAATCCACTCTTAAGGTTAAATCGATCTGTGACCAACCATTAGAAAGATTTTCAACGCTGGTAATAATTCGGTTGGGGACAGTAATTAAATTCCCGTTTGTATTTCGCAGTTGAGTAATGCGTAAATTCATATTCTCAACTTTACCGGAGAGTTGACCAATGGTAATCACATCTCCCACTGCAAATTGATCATCAATCAAAATAAAGACCCCGGCAATAATATCTTTAATTAAATCATTGAACATAATTGATAAAGCTAAACTGATTAACCCCCCTGCGGCTAAAATACTAGCAGAATTGACTTTTAAAACCGCCAAAATCGTAATCATCCAAATGATCAACCAAACCACAATAGCAATACTTTTTAAAGTTTGAGCTAAGGTGTAAGCTCGTAAAGAGCTACGACGATAAACATTAGGATTAACACTAAAAAAAGACGAATCTTCTAAGGCGATCATAAATCGATCAATAAACAGAAGAGTTAAGCGATTAGAAAGATAGATAAAAATTGTGATCATTAATAAAATATTAATGGCTCTTAAAATTAATTGATAATAGCGAGTTTGAGGAAACAAGCCTAAAATAATAAAAAAAGCCGTGTAAACGATGATAATTTTTAATATTTCTAAAACCTGACGTTGAAATGTATTCCAATTAATTTGCTTTTTAATTTCAATAAATTCTTGATTTGATTGCTCAGAATTAACATCAGTAATCGGTTTGGGTTTATCATGATTTAAGGGATGGGATGGAATATTTTCTGAGAGAATTTCCCATTTTTTCTTTAATTGTTTTTGTCGATAGGAAATCAAAGCTATTGCTATTAAAATTCCCAAGAGTAGAGAAAAAGCAATTGCAAATTTTTGCTTTAAAAAGTCAGGCTGACGTTCTGATTTAGCTTGTAAAATTCCTTCCTTAATAATCGGAATTAATTCCATAGCATGGCTTTCAGGATCAACGCCATCAATTTCAGCATCTAATGACGTAACAGTCATCAGTTCATAGGGTCTTTCTCGACCTTTCCAAGACGCATAAATTACAGGTAAATTATTTTTAATTTGATAAAAAACCTGTAAACTATTCCAGTCAAACTGACTATTAACAATAAATAAAAGTCGATTTTCTATTTTTCTAATCCGCCGATTAATCGCAGGATTTCCATTGTCATCATTACTGACACGAGGGGCACTAATTTGAAACAATTCTTGACCATCTAATCTGACAGTACCTTGTACGAAAGCGGAATCATCCCCAGGGCCGAGAAAATTGTTCAAAGAATTAGCATTTGGGACTTGTCCCCAAGCTTTCGGTATCGTGATTAAACTCAAGGTAATCAGCATTAAACTGATCAAAAAAATTCCTGGATATTTAGACTTAAAAAAACGCATTTTAACAAATAGTTAAATTAAACAGTTTAGGAAAATAAATTTAAAATTATACCCCCTAAACTTTAGAAATAGAGATCGATTGTTCACCCATCAAAATATCATTATTGAAGGTCATAGATTGGCTATCTTCCTGACAGATGGCTAAATCAAACCAGAAAGTTGTTCCCACACCTAACTCACTAATTAAATGCACTTGACTGCGATGTTTTTCAATAATATTTTTAACAATAGACAACCCTAATCCGGTTCCTTCTAAAGTATGAACTCGATTTTCCACCCGGAAAAACCGAGTAAAAACAGCACCTTGATCTTCCGGCGCAATTCCAGTCCCTGTATCAGAAACTTCTGTGCGAATATAACGAGTTTTCTGCTTATTTTCAACTAAGTGCAAATCAACAGGACGAGGGGGAGGAGGCGAAATAATCCAGCCTCCTTTTTCAATTTCTTCAAGTTCTTGATCAATCTTGAGATCATCTTCTTCCAACAAATAAACCCGAATAATCACCCGTCCCCCCGAAGAGGTAAATTTCAAAGAATTCCCGACTAAATTCGTTAAAACTTGCAACAATAAATCATAATGTCCTAAAACTGAAGGTAAATCCGGTTCAATTTCTCGACTTAGTTCAATGCCTTTATCCTTCGCATTCAGTTGATAGGTTCTCAAGGTTTGTTCTACGACTTGTGCCATATCAACAGGTTCAAAATGATAAATGCGACAAGATTCTAATCGAGATAAATCTAACACATCATTAACTAAACGAGTTAAACGATCTGTTTCATGATTCGCCGTTGCTAAAAATTCTTGTCGTTCTTCCTCCGTTAAATCTTCCCCATAATCATGCAACGTTTCAATAAAAGATTTTATATTAAATAACGGTGTTCTTAATTCGTGGGAAACATTACTAATAAACTGACTTTTAGCATCATTTAACTCCACTTCACGGGTAATATCCTGAATGGTCATGGCAATTCCTTTTAAACTTTCCCGATAATTCCCTTCTTCGGGATGGTTTGCCATAACATCATACCCGTCTGTTTCTAGTCTGTGGTCTTCGGTGTCTTTTTCATATAACGTACATTCCTGAACATAGGGACGTTCTGATAATTCACAAGTATTATTCGTATCATTAATACAACTATAACATAGAGGTTCAGTCCCCGGAGATTTATGTAATAAAACCGTTGTTAATAAAATTCTCAACGTGCGGTTGGTTGGTTCTCCCAAAGAACAGCGAAACTCGCCCCCCTCTAAGGTTCCACAGGCGATATTTTGTAAAGGTTCAGATAATTCTTCAGCAACTAAAGTCGGTAAAAAGTTGAGAACATTATTACCAATAACCGTCGTTCCTTCCCACCCAAACAGACGGCGTGCTGTGGGATTCACTAACATTAAATTCAATTCTGCATCAATTAAAACTGCCCCATCAGCAATGGTTGAAACTAAGGTTTCTAATTTCGCTTTTTCGGCTGTTAGTTCTTCAAAATTTTGTTCTTCAAAACTTTCTAGGCGTTCAGCCATTTCATTGAAACTCGATATTAATTCTCCTAATTCACCCCCAAAGGGTAAATCCACTCGTTGATTAAAATTTCCCGCCGTAATATTTTTAACTCCTTGCACCAATTCCTTAATCGGTTGAGTAATGGTTAACGCATTAAAAACCGCCCCTAAAATCACCATCACCCAAATAGAAACAAACACCGCTAAGGTGACATCACGGGTTAAATTGGAAGACACCACAACGGTCGGATTTGGATTAATTCCGATGGCTAAAATGCCTAAATAACTGCCATTGTGCATCAAAGGAACAAAAACATCTGTTACCTCTCCCGCAGGTGTTAAATGTTGTCTAATCATCGGTAAATCAGCAAAATTTCCTGACTCCACACTGGCTAAAAAATTATCCGGTAATTGCATCCGTCGCCGCAGTGTTAAGGAATTTTGCACCGCCGAATCAGAAAAGGGTAAACCTAGGTAAATTTCCCCTTCTTGATCCGCATATAACATATAACGAACACTAGAGGTACTGGTGTAAAATTGACGAGAAAATCGTGCGACTTCATCCCGTTTTTCCTCGGCAATTAGAGGGGCAACATTGGCGGCTAAAAGTAACCCTAAATCTCGACCGTAACGGGTATCATTAAGACGAGCATCTTCCTGAATGGTATTAACTGCCCAAAACGTTAAACTACTCATCAACAAAGAAACCACCAGGGTTGCCCCCGCCATTAACCGAGTTTGCAGGGTAAACTCTGACCACCATTTGCCAATAATGTCACCTATTTGTTTGAGGACTCTCAGCATTTTAGGACGATTTGGGGATTGAGGGTTCGGGGGTAACTCTGGGTTCATCGGCAATACAGTTAGGGTTCCTGATTTGTCGATATACCATATTCATCTGTGGAGATGCAGAGTTTTATCCCCAGTCAGCGTTAAGTTTTGTTAACAACACTATACATCCTAACAGCAGTTATCAGTTATCAGTCATCAGTGATCAGTTATCAGTGTGTCGGGGCTGCTGGCTGTCAGATGTGGATTATTAGCTAAAATCTTGATAAATCCGCCTAATGTCTGGCTATCTCCTGAAAGCCAGCTTCATCCAGTCACTACAAACTCTAGCTTTATGAGTGAATCAACGGTCTACTTCTGAACTGATAACTGATAACTGATAACTGATAACTGTTAATGGTCAACCCTAAACCCAATATCCCGACGACAGTAGAGTCCTTCAAAGTTAATACAGTCAACCGCTTTGTAGGTTTGGGTGATAGCTTCTTTGAAGGTAGACCCAATGGCTGTAACCCCTAAAACTCGTCCACCATCGGTGAGAATTTGGCCGTCTTGAAGTTTTGTTCCCGCATGGAATACGATGGCCCCCGATGCTTCTGCTTCTTCTATTCCGGTGATGATTTTGCCTTTTTCATAGGAACCTGGATAACCCCCAGAAGCTAACACCACACAAACAGAAACCCCAGGTTTCCAGGTGAGAGGAACTTGTTCTAGGCGTTGTTCACAACAGGCGAGTAACACTTCATCTAAGGGGGTGTCTAATAAAGCGAGAACCGCTTGGGTTTCCGGGTCGCCAAACCGACAGTTAAATTCTAAAACCTGAATTTCGCCTTCTGGGGAAATCATCAACCCGGCATACACCACTCCTCGATAATCTATTCCCCGTTGACGTAGGGTGGCTAAAGTAGGTTCTAAAACCTCTTGTTGGACACGCGGCATCAGTTCAGCCGGAACAATGGGAGTTGGGGCGTAAGCACCCATTCCCCCCGTATTGGGGCCAGTATCCCCTTCTCCGGCTTGTTTATGGTCTTGGGCGGGAACTAAGGGGCGAATGGTTAGACCGTCGGTGAGGGCAAGTACGGAGGCTTCCTGTCCGGTTAAGAAGTCTTCCACGACAACTCGCAGGTTATCCTGGCCAAATTCCCCAGCAAAAATACTATCGATGGCTGCATGGGCCATTTCAACGGTTGTGGCAACCGTGACCCCTTTTCCGGCGGCTAACCCATCTGCTTTAATGACAATAGGGGCGGTTTGCACATAAGCTTTAGCTGTTTGAGCATCGGTAAAGACAGCAGCTTTAGCAGTGGGAATTCCGGCTTCTTCCATGAAGGCTTTTGACCAAGCTTTACTGGCTTCAAGTTGCGCCCCGGCTTGGTTAGGGCCGAATACTTTAATATTGTGTTGTTGTAAATAGTCGGTAATTCCTAGGGCGAGGGGTAATTCTGGCCCAACGACAACTAAGGATATTCCCTGAGTTTCCACTAAGGTTTTGATACCTTCAAAGTCTTCTACAGATATCGGATAATTTTGGCAGCCTTTGAGGGTGGCTGTTCCCCCATTTCCAGGGGTACAAAACACTTGTTCAACGTTGGGTGACTGGAGTAATGTCCAAGCGATGGCGTGTTCCCGTCCCCCATTTCCAACGACTAGAATTTTCACGTTTTTTTGTTCTCGAATTGATGAGCAGTTTTTGATTGTACAATTGTGGCGGTTGTTTTTACATCCGGTTGAGGATTGCTATATTTTAACCGAAAAATATAACCTGAAAAAACATCTATATAACTGTCTAGGGGCGAGGCGCGCCTCGCCCCTACGATGAATTCAATTTCAAGCCATTTCTACAATAGATTAAAATTTGCTATGTATAATTTAGTATAATTTAAAAATGAACTTGCTTTTAAGATTAAGCCCAATGACTGATAATTTTTATCCTTTAACTTGTGATTACGATCTTTTATTGATTGATAAAGATACTTTTACTGTTGCTCGGTTTAAAGAATTTGCGATGGATTCTTTGAATAAAACAATATATAGCAGATGCTCATCAAATCACGGGCCTGAGATTTTTAATTATCTTAATAATTATGGCTATGAAATAGATCAAAAAATTGTACTAACATTAACACAAAGCTCTTGGAGTAATGTTAGTACGTCTGTTGAATGTAAATTATTGAGTTTAACTTCTGGTAAAGGTTGGATTAGTGGGAAATTAATTATAAAAAGCACTGTGAATTTTTTCCCTGAAGACTATAAAAACTTTACTTATGATCCAAAATCTCCATCTTATCCAAAATCTGAAATTGACATGGAATTACAATTTTGTCCCGACGAACTCGAACCATTAGAAACCTCTGATGCTTCCTTAGATGAATTGAGACAAAAACTACAAATTTATTAATAATAATAGAATTTGAGGATATTTCATAGGGTACTTTTTCTCGTTTCTCTCGTTCCCTGATTCCACCCATCGATTACAACTTAAGGCAGAAAAGCTGTTGTCAAGTGGCATAGGGAGACAGATCTAAAAGGGGTTTTTGCCGAGATTTAGGGATAACTTTAACAATCCCTAAATCTTGATTTTCCGGTGCAGTAAAGTAAGCAATAGGGTCAGATGCTTTTTGCGCTCGATTGAGCTAAGTTAAAGTGATAAAAACCCCGGAATAACATTTCGATAGAAGCGGTATCATCAGTCAGGCAGATCAGGCTTGTTGACGGCATGGTAGAGCATGATGCCATCGCGCATCAGTGAGACCTCGAATCCGTAGGCTGGTGTCTGCCGCTCGGCACTCGTTTGCGCGGTGCAGCGAACCTCAAAGATGTCGCCTGTACGGACTTGAAATGGCGACAATGCCACATGAACGGGTGCCCAGCTCGTGTTGTCGAAAGCATCGATGACTTGGCCTAGCCCCACTTCGAGGTGAATCCATAACAGCAAGCCATCAAACACACCGTCACGGGTGGCGATGAAGCTTAGTTGGCACTCCCTCGAACGCGGTGGCTCACCGCTCTGGAAGTCGAGTGCCTCGAAGATCTGCTCCGGTGCTAGAAGACTGGCGCGGGGGATATTGTGGATCTTGTAGCGTGTCAGATCGATCACCTGCCCGAAGGTGTCGGTCATCGACGGCGCGAATGAACGGATCAGTGCCTCCGTTGCATCGTCGGGGTAGAGATGGGACGGTCGCTCCACTGGACTCACCCAGGTCTTGCAGCCTCGGGGGATCATCACCGCATCGTCTGTGAGCAGGCGTCGGGTAGCGTCGTGCAGGAAACGTGTCGCACCCTCGGCGTCGCCGATGGAGCCGATAATCTCGGACACACACACCTCCCCTAGCTCCGGCAGATCGATCTCCGTGGACAGTCCGTGGATGAGTGTCAGTTGCTCCCCGAGGCAGAGGGTCTCGGCAAGAGCGCAACCGCGCTCGTAGGCGTCGCGGTTGGCCTCGATGGCGTAAATCTTCCGTGCACCCGCTATCGCGCAGAGTTGGGTCAGAAAGAGCCGCGAGCCCGGACCGATCTCCACCACCACCCGGTCTCGGACGGTCGCGTCAATCACCCGACGATACACCTCGTTGCGGACGCTGTCGCGCACAAGCATCTGGTAGACGGTCTCATCCCAAGACGCATGGTGGTCGGCGAGATAGGGGAAAGGCAGGCGCAGGACTTGCTTGGCGCGGATCATTGCCCAGATCTGATCGGCGAGTTCAATCTCACGTGTCACCTATGATACCTCCCTGGACTGGGACTCCAGCATGTTCATGACGGCTCCTTGCCTCTGAAGGTCGTTGTGCAATCCGCAGCCGGAGGCCACTCTTTGGTCGCGATACTGTGCCCATGTAGAGTGGTACCGACCGCTCCGAAACCGGCGTAATGTCAAAGCCTTGAAGTGCCTGGGCAAGGATGAGTTGACCTTGTATCAGCGAATAGCGCATCGCCACACAGGTGCGGCGACCGCCACCAAACGGCATCCAGGCGAAGCGATGGCGCGTGTCCGTCTCTGCGAAGCGCTCCGGCTCGAAGCACTCGGGTCGCTCCCAGTGCTCCGGGTGATGATGAATGGCATGGGTGATTATCGAGACGATCGTGCCTGCGGGGATCGGAACCCCGTCGATCTCATCATCGGCAGTGGCCATGCGCTGGATTTGATACACGGGTGAGCAGAGCCGTAGCGTCTCCTGGATGACCATGCGGCAATAGCGCAGGCACTCAAGGTCTTCGTAGGTAGGCACGCGCTCCCCCAGAATCTGATCCACCTCCGATCGGGTGCGCGCCAGAGCAGCCGGATTGTGAACCAGTAGATCCAGCATGCACCGACTCGTGACCGCCATGATCTCGTAGCCGCCGAGCAGCAGAGACACAACCTCGTCGCGCAGAAATTCATCAGTCATGTACTCGACTGCATCATCATCGACCTGGGAGAGCAGGATGCCTAGTAGATTCGTGTCCGAACCCCCGTCCTCGATATGCCGATCCATGAGCTGCGTGGTGATATCGAGCACCGCCTTGATGGCCTTCTGCTGCCGTTCCTGGCCGAACAATGGTAGCCATTGCGGGAAGCCCGATCCGATTATGCTGAGCCAGATGTGATCCATGACCACTTCGCTGTTGGCTGCAAGTTTGTCCGCCTCTTCGTTACTAATGCGCACGCCGAACATACTTCTTACACTGGCATCAATGGCGATCCGGCTCAGGGTCGCGCCAACGTCGATGACCCCCCCGATGCACTCGGCTGAGTCCCATTCGCGGAGGTGCTCGGTGATCACCTCAATGAGCAGCTCGCTGAGGGAGCGGATGTTGGAATTGCTAAAGTGTGGCTGAACCGTCGCCCGCTGGCGACACCAGATCTCGCTCTCGCTGTCCGCAGTGGACAGACCCTCGTTGGTTAGTTCGCGGATTGCTGCCCGAAAGCCCTGGTTGCCGCCCTTGCTGCGGTAGTTGTCAGCATTGTCCACCAGCACATACTGAGCGTGCCTCGGCTGGCACAGGGCGATGGCTTCCGTTGCACCAAGCTTGATCCGAAACAGATCGCCGTATTTCGCCCGAGCATCGAGCCAGAAGCTGGGCTGCGCCTTGGCGAGATCTGGGATCACGCCGACGTATGGCCAGCCACCGATCTTGGGTAAGTTCATGTCCATGGTTAGCCCCTTAGCTTAGATAGTCTTCGGCACCGCCGGCACGGACGGTGTCAAGCGTGAAGCAATGGAATCCACCGGAGAATAGCCGTCGGTGCCGATGGCGAACCGGAATAGTGGTGAATCCGTGCCGCTCCAGGGTGCGTATCAATTCCGGGAACAGGGAGTTGACCACGACGGTATTCTCGTCGATGGAGAGTACGTTCAGGTCGATGTAGGTGCTGGTGAGTACCAACTCATCATCGTCATAGTGCGGAAAGATATTCTCCGTCGGTTCCGGCGGGTAAATAACATCCCACTTCTGGAGCGACTCCGGGATCTGCTCACGCACAGAGGGGTTGCGTAGCAGCAGCAGACCTGGGCGCAACGGTAGGATGGTACTGTCAATGTGATTGTCGTTCAGACGATAGACTCGGTGGAAGCGGAAGCGACCTTCAAAGTGACGCTCCAGCCATTTCAGACCAAGCTCATGATTCTCGGTGGAGACATTGACTAGGATGTCTTTACCAAAACGCAGGCATTGGGCGCTGTCGAACATAATCTCGAAGCCGGTATCGAACTCGGATGACTCCTGGGAATAGACAGCCTGAATAGCCGGTACATTCTGACCAGACACATAGGAGGTGTCGAACGAGCGATCCGTCATCATCGGCCGCGGCATGGAAGACCAGCGCGAACCGCCTCGGAAGTAATGATAAAAGATAGGTTTGAGCAGATCGTTCTCGAAATAACGCGCCCGCACCTGTGGGGCTGTTTCGATGATCTCATCGCCAACAATCATGGCTTGATCACGAACGTTGAGTGCTGGCATCGTCGTCGCTTCCCAGTAAGGGGTACGAAACCGCATCACCTCTGTCAGTGGCGTTGGACGGTGCACGGTCACCTGAGCCATCTTCAGCGCCGTGACCAGCCCTTCCACGTCCTCATTCAGCTCTTCGAGGTATTGCTTGCTGAACTTGCGTACTGGCGTGCGCTTATTGGCGTCGTCCATTGTCGCCTTGTTGTGTTCGTAGTAGGGATACCAAAACGCCGAATAGGCTTGATCGTGAAAAAAGAGCTTGAATGATAG is from Planktothrix sp. FACHB-1365 and encodes:
- a CDS encoding glycine amidinotransferase; protein product: MASDPAITDGRGLDDLSDPSLQGSFLDTKSPNRLMKVNSYDEWSPLKEVIVGSPVHYDAQELELSFKLFFHDQAYSAFWYPYYEHNKATMDDANKRTPVRKFSKQYLEELNEDVEGLVTALKMAQVTVHRPTPLTEVMRFRTPYWEATTMPALNVRDQAMIVGDEIIETAPQVRARYFENDLLKPIFYHYFRGGSRWSSMPRPMMTDRSFDTSYVSGQNVPAIQAVYSQESSEFDTGFEIMFDSAQCLRFGKDILVNVSTENHELGLKWLERHFEGRFRFHRVYRLNDNHIDSTILPLRPGLLLLRNPSVREQIPESLQKWDVIYPPEPTENIFPHYDDDELVLTSTYIDLNVLSIDENTVVVNSLFPELIRTLERHGFTTIPVRHRHRRLFSGGFHCFTLDTVRAGGAEDYLS
- a CDS encoding mechanosensitive ion channel family protein, whose amino-acid sequence is MRFFKSKYPGIFLISLMLITLSLITIPKAWGQVPNANSLNNFLGPGDDSAFVQGTVRLDGQELFQISAPRVSNDDNGNPAINRRIRKIENRLLFIVNSQFDWNSLQVFYQIKNNLPVIYASWKGRERPYELMTVTSLDAEIDGVDPESHAMELIPIIKEGILQAKSERQPDFLKQKFAIAFSLLLGILIAIALISYRQKQLKKKWEILSENIPSHPLNHDKPKPITDVNSEQSNQEFIEIKKQINWNTFQRQVLEILKIIIVYTAFFIILGLFPQTRYYQLILRAINILLMITIFIYLSNRLTLLFIDRFMIALEDSSFFSVNPNVYRRSSLRAYTLAQTLKSIAIVVWLIIWMITILAVLKVNSASILAAGGLISLALSIMFNDLIKDIIAGVFILIDDQFAVGDVITIGQLSGKVENMNLRITQLRNTNGNLITVPNRIITSVENLSNGWSQIDLTLRVDYHTDVDHAIQVINEVAQTLKQDPDWSFYILEPPTVLGVDELNHTGMGIRIFIKTQPLQQWPVAREYRRRLKIAFDQHQISIGIPQQNIQLTNSHRINQ
- a CDS encoding KGK domain-containing protein encodes the protein MNLLLRLSPMTDNFYPLTCDYDLLLIDKDTFTVARFKEFAMDSLNKTIYSRCSSNHGPEIFNYLNNYGYEIDQKIVLTLTQSSWSNVSTSVECKLLSLTSGKGWISGKLIIKSTVNFFPEDYKNFTYDPKSPSYPKSEIDMELQFCPDELEPLETSDASLDELRQKLQIY
- a CDS encoding ATP-binding protein, whose amino-acid sequence is MLRVLKQIGDIIGKWWSEFTLQTRLMAGATLVVSLLMSSLTFWAVNTIQEDARLNDTRYGRDLGLLLAANVAPLIAEEKRDEVARFSRQFYTSTSSVRYMLYADQEGEIYLGLPFSDSAVQNSLTLRRRMQLPDNFLASVESGNFADLPMIRQHLTPAGEVTDVFVPLMHNGSYLGILAIGINPNPTVVVSSNLTRDVTLAVFVSIWVMVILGAVFNALTITQPIKELVQGVKNITAGNFNQRVDLPFGGELGELISSFNEMAERLESFEEQNFEELTAEKAKLETLVSTIADGAVLIDAELNLMLVNPTARRLFGWEGTTVIGNNVLNFLPTLVAEELSEPLQNIACGTLEGGEFRCSLGEPTNRTLRILLTTVLLHKSPGTEPLCYSCINDTNNTCELSERPYVQECTLYEKDTEDHRLETDGYDVMANHPEEGNYRESLKGIAMTIQDITREVELNDAKSQFISNVSHELRTPLFNIKSFIETLHDYGEDLTEEERQEFLATANHETDRLTRLVNDVLDLSRLESCRIYHFEPVDMAQVVEQTLRTYQLNAKDKGIELSREIEPDLPSVLGHYDLLLQVLTNLVGNSLKFTSSGGRVIIRVYLLEEDDLKIDQELEEIEKGGWIISPPPPRPVDLHLVENKQKTRYIRTEVSDTGTGIAPEDQGAVFTRFFRVENRVHTLEGTGLGLSIVKNIIEKHRSQVHLISELGVGTTFWFDLAICQEDSQSMTFNNDILMGEQSISISKV
- a CDS encoding cytochrome P450 yields the protein MDMNLPKIGGWPYVGVIPDLAKAQPSFWLDARAKYGDLFRIKLGATEAIALCQPRHAQYVLVDNADNYRSKGGNQGFRAAIRELTNEGLSTADSESEIWCRQRATVQPHFSNSNIRSLSELLIEVITEHLREWDSAECIGGVIDVGATLSRIAIDASVRSMFGVRISNEEADKLAANSEVVMDHIWLSIIGSGFPQWLPLFGQERQQKAIKAVLDITTQLMDRHIEDGGSDTNLLGILLSQVDDDAVEYMTDEFLRDEVVSLLLGGYEIMAVTSRCMLDLLVHNPAALARTRSEVDQILGERVPTYEDLECLRYCRMVIQETLRLCSPVYQIQRMATADDEIDGVPIPAGTIVSIITHAIHHHPEHWERPECFEPERFAETDTRHRFAWMPFGGGRRTCVAMRYSLIQGQLILAQALQGFDITPVSERSVPLYMGTVSRPKSGLRLRIAQRPSEARSRHEHAGVPVQGGIIGDT
- the purD gene encoding phosphoribosylamine--glycine ligase, with the translated sequence MKILVVGNGGREHAIAWTLLQSPNVEQVFCTPGNGGTATLKGCQNYPISVEDFEGIKTLVETQGISLVVVGPELPLALGITDYLQQHNIKVFGPNQAGAQLEASKAWSKAFMEEAGIPTAKAAVFTDAQTAKAYVQTAPIVIKADGLAAGKGVTVATTVEMAHAAIDSIFAGEFGQDNLRVVVEDFLTGQEASVLALTDGLTIRPLVPAQDHKQAGEGDTGPNTGGMGAYAPTPIVPAELMPRVQQEVLEPTLATLRQRGIDYRGVVYAGLMISPEGEIQVLEFNCRFGDPETQAVLALLDTPLDEVLLACCEQRLEQVPLTWKPGVSVCVVLASGGYPGSYEKGKIITGIEEAEASGAIVFHAGTKLQDGQILTDGGRVLGVTAIGSTFKEAITQTYKAVDCINFEGLYCRRDIGFRVDH